A stretch of the Nicotiana tabacum cultivar K326 chromosome 6, ASM71507v2, whole genome shotgun sequence genome encodes the following:
- the LOC107807090 gene encoding proteasome subunit alpha type-7 produces MARYDRAITVFSPDGHLFQVEYALEAVRKGNAAVGVRGTDTVVLGVEKKSTPKLQDSRSVRKIVNLDDHIALACAGLKADARVLVNRARIECQSHRLTVEDPVTVEYITRYIAGLQQKYTQSGGVRPFGLSTLIIGFDPYTGVPSLYQTDPSGTFSAWKANATGRNSNSLREFLEKNYKETSGQETVKLAIRALLEVVESGGKNIEVAVMTKEHGLKQLEEAEIDAIVAEIEAEKAAAEAAKKAPPKET; encoded by the exons ATGGCTAGATACGATAGAGCCATCACCGTCTTCTCGCCGGACGGCCATCTATTCCAAGTAGAATACGCTCTGGAAGCCGTACGTAAAGGTAACGCCGCCGTCGGCGTCCGGGGTACTGATACCGTTGTCCTTGGCGTTGAGAAGAAATCTACCCCTAAGCTTCAGGACTCTAG GTCAGTAAGAAAGATAGTAAATCTAGATGATCATATTGCCTTGGCCTGTGCTGGCCTGAAAGCAGATGCCCGAGTCCTCGTAAATCGGGCACGTATCGAGTGTCAGAGTCATAGGCTTACAGTTGAGGATCCAGTTACCGTTGAGTACATAACACGTTACATTGCTGGTCTTCAGCAGAAGTACACTCAAAGTGGCGGTGTTAGGCCATTTGGTCTTTCAACCTTGATCATTGGTTTTGATCCTTACACTGGTGTTCCTTCACTTTATCAAACAGATCCATCTGGAACATTCTCAGCATGGAAAGCCAATGCAACAGGGAGAAACTCCAACTCTCTCCGGGAGTTCTTGGAGAAAAATTACAAAGAAACATCTGGCCAGGAAACTGTGAAACTTGCAATACGTGCTTTGCTCGAA GTTGTTGAGAGCGGCGGAAAGAATATTGAAGTTGCTGTCATGACAAAAGAGCATGGGCTTAAGCAACTCGAGGAAGCTGAGATCGATGCAATTGTTGCTGAGATTGAGGCAGAGAAAGCAGCTGCAGAAGCTGCAAAAAAGGCTCCTCCAAAAGAAACCTAG